ACACCTACACGGCTCACACCCACCCTACCCTCATATATGCATTGCTGCCAAACACATTATATTCCTCTCAGCTTGTCCTTCTTACTAGTGCTGCCagctgtctggttttgacctgaacaGACCGGTTTTCCTAAGGGCTGTACGGGTTAAACCGGCTGCCTGACCGGTTTTCCAAATTATTGATTCTGGGCAGGACTCTGCAGTGACTAATGCAGCAAGCCCCAATCACcagtcactggggctcatttatcaacatttgcccatgggcagtaacccatagcaactaatcagtgattaccttttctcagccagctgcaggtagaacaatgagtgtaacaatttgattggttgccatgggtaactgcccatgggcaagtttgcccactgttgattaatgacccccactgtgtccAAGTCCTACCCCCTAAAATCACTGCCCCACCCACTAAACATCACCACCCCTGGTGTCACCCCCGACAATGTCACTCACCCTCCTCCTGCCCAGGCTTTCATACCCCCTAAAGGTGTATTACTACCAGAGTTATAAACAGACTTTTGTGCAGTAGATGGCAGCACCTATTTGTgcttatgtatataaatatgtttgaCCTAAAAAGTGATTTTTACTAATAACTATGAACCCAGATGGAGACATTATGGCTCAATTATGAAACATTACTATGCAAAAAGTCATGGTAAAGGTTTTTCATAGTATTTATCACATCAACAACTGAGCAATTTTGGAACCGCTAACAGACCTTAAGCATTCTTAATATAACTAGTAATGCTATCAACCGCAAGTTTCCCAGAAGGAAAAGAAAGGCTTCCATTGTCAAAGAAACTGACAATCCCATGGAATCCATCTTGAACATGGTACCAGGTTACAGGAACCCCATTACTTTCAAGTCTCTTTTTATATAGCAGTCCATCATCACGCAGTACATCAAACTCGCATGTCAATATATAAGCTTTGGGTTGGAGGTGAATAACAGAATCCTCTGCAAGCAATGGGGAACACGTTGCctccaaaacattttttacttctTCAATAACTTCTTCGGTTTGTGAGGACATGATGCGGGGCTTGTACCCTCTGGCTTTAAATTCATCTGGAATATTTTCTGCACTCAACCACTTCCTGTACTTCATCTTTGTTTCAACAGGTATATGGTCGCCATCCAACATCTCCTCTAGCACGTTCAAATCATCACATATATAGTTCAACATATAGAAGACAGCACGTTCTCTGTACAAAATTGGAACAGCCCGGTTCTGTTGATATGAAGGTAAATCAAAGTCAATCATCTGAACGGCTGGGTATATTAGCACCTGAGCCAATGGTTTTGGAAGGTTGGTCTTGTTTACGAGAGACTGACAAACCGCAGCAGTAAGATTTCCCCCTGCGCTGTCACCGGCTATTATAACTGAGGAAGGGTCAACACCATATTCCTGTGCTGTTTCTAGGAAGTGGACTGTAGCATTGAGACAGTCCTCAAATCCTGCTGGGTAGCGGTGTTCTGGAGTCAAACGGTAACTACAAAAGATAAAGATGTacatatattaaattaaaatgcaCATAACTTGTTGGCACTATATCATTAGAATGATGATGGCCcatgagtaggaaaggttggggtcccctgctgtaatctgttccttcaaaaagcatgaataaataccatttttatatgctgaaatacagctgcaaaacagttcttctctttctgcatcatttgaaatcctggcagggaaggagggactaaaacattgatgttacaaattgtaacaacttcttacAGACATGTtccagcatgcaggaactacataacccacaatgcattgcactgtgatgttcatttTCTTGTTGAactcacatgtgcagggaattgggaGGATTGCAGGCTggaggcagactgaggacagtcgactattacatttttttggagTCTCAAATTAGTCAGCTAGATCAGCAAGGAACAGGGAACAGGCATAGGTAACTgttcaaaaccatattattacattaaaaatcatgaaaaggctgcatgtttttatttgatatatattgcaaagttgcataaaattatgtttacttttcaaaaagctcaagttaaATTCATTTATTTGGGTTAATCTTTATACAAGGACTAGCAAATGCCAGGCCTTAAGCACCTTATGTCCAGGTATTAGGTCAAGCTTCAGTTAAAAACAGGTCATTCAGGCTAATTACTCTTGACATCATGAGAACTCAAGCAGAGATATGTTTAAATCCTGACCTAATGAGACTCATGGTTCCTGGAGCTGAACTGAGCGCTGTAAAACTAAGCAGCTAATGACACAAAATTCATGTGCTTTCTGCCCAGAGATTGCACAGTATCAAACAAGGCACAGGTGGAGACAGAGTTTGTCTtggttataaaatatataaaatatacagtataactatataatttataatttttttggctgccaatgtctgtgaccccaatttaaaagttgtaaaaatgtagaagaaggcaaataatttaactataaaaatgtaactataaaaaagaaataatgaagacttattgcaaagttgctaggaatgggacattctatgaTATACTTAACATTAACATAAAGGCAAACGACCCCTTTATATTAACTTAtaggaacattatgggaggcaaTTGGCTCAGCGAGCCACGATACCACCATTATATCATTAGTGGTAGAACATATGCATATGTCATGAAAGACCAAATAGGCAACACTACAACAACAATTACAGTGGTATTATCTtctattattttccttttgaaaTTGTAGAAAGTAATTTGAATTGTTATAACGTTTTAAGACACTAAGTAAAATAAGGACCAATATAAGGTTAGAGGCAAAAATCTCTTATTGTTCTATAAAATGAGCTGTGTGCAGTATTAATAAATGATtttaatagggttgccacctttgtttGGTGGATGGTCCGGGACAGTGGTGCAGACAGGTGATGTCAGGGGTGGAGTTGATGACATTGGTGGAGTGGTCATtaagtgggtgggactataatGCTGCAGCATATCATTGGCTGAGTTGCCAGCAGCAATCAGAGCAGAGTCCTGTTAGACAACTGAAATCAGGACAGGCAGTTTTGAACTGGGAAGCCCATGCTAAACGATGGGGCGGTGTGGAGCAATTGTCCACCTTTCTGTCAACCTTGAAAATGTTCTGAATCACCCTGTGTGCCTATGCCCTAATTATGACTCTCTGTtcaaaataaagatttaaaaattaACAGAGGGAGAGCACAGATAAATACAGAGTGAATAGAAAACATGCTATGGCTCAATGTTTTCATAGCCTTTATCACACCTGAACAGCTGAATATTTTTGAAATATAAATCCAGTTTTAAATGTGTCTTTATTTGCACTGTGTGAGTAGTAAATACATAAGGTTTCATAAAgctataaaaacaatataaaaaaatagggAATCCTATTAAAAACACTACTGTGTGTTTTATTGACAGTCTCCAAGTTACTTGAAGTGCATATGTCTCTATAGGCATGTCTGTCCTAGGAAAATGTTGAAAAAGACATGTCTGTTCTAGGAAATTTTGAAAAAGGGCACAAACACCTTGGGTGTCAACGTTTTAGGGGCATCATGCTGCCAGCAAgccaataataatagtaaaaaaaacatccCCAGGGTAACTCCCTTTTTCCCATTACAAGTGATAGTGTCAGCAGGGTGGAAGCAGGGCAAGAAACAATGGCGGTGGGGATTTGATATATACAATTGGGCCTAAAGTTACACTAAATACAAATCCGTCCCTGATTAAAGATGCAGTGCATACCCATAAGTGGGTGAGGGTTTGTGAATTAGGGGTGTAGCAAGGGTGGATGGGGCAGGGGGTTACAAACTATGTTCTTGTTGACCCAAAGTCCTTCTTTCTCTCTTGCtcctttatatatgtttttagaCATTAAAATGACTTACCCAACTGAGACAACAACTGTTTCTGTTTCCTTGGAGATGTAGCGACATAAAATATCATAtgtgtctgtaaaaaaaaaaaaataaatgatgtcaAAATGGTAACCAAACTGAAAACTGGTTAAGAGTAACCACACCTATTCAATTTATCAGTAAGCATTCAACCTTAATTCATGGGTTTGACCCTGTCTGGCCCTACAGGACTACAATTTAAGCCCACCAGGGAAGTTAATTATCAGTGCAAAACTTAAGGAATCATAGCAATGTATGGAGTTTTTTTTAAGCCCCGGTGAAACATTTAACCCCCAAATTCCAGCTAAATAGCGCCCACTGCTATCAGGTGTAAGATTTTGTGCCAGATACCATAAGAGCAAAGATTTGCACTGGGGAAAACACACAAATGGACACAACATCCAACTGCAAGAGTAGGTGGGAATATTGACATATACGCCCATCAactgtttacatttttacaaGTGGCACAATATTAAAGGTCAAACATAACAAAGAAACCCAGAAGTCAGAAAAGTGTTAACTAGTTCATTTATGCATTTACGGTAAGTTGATTTGTTCTCTTACCAATGCTTCCAAACATCCAGCCTCCTCCATGAAGGAACATAACTCCTTTCCTCCCACCAGCGGATGGCGATCTTGGTTGGTAGACTCTTACAGGCACTTTTTCAAATTGATGGTCTTTGATGAAAAGTTTTGGATCCTCTCCCAGCTTTTTTACCATCAGTTGCTCCCTTACGTAACGAATAAAGCCAAGCTGATTGCATAGTCCTAGGTTATGAAATATCCTCCCCTGTTTAAGCAGAAAAAAGATGTATTGCCTGACGGTTACACCATTTTagaaatgcaaatacatttttaaagggcaagCAACACACAACAAATGTTTAAACTACATGTACATGGCTTTTCTTACCAACCCAGAGGTACAAAAGCCCTATGAGACTCATGAGCTATAATTACTAAATTGACTCCTGTAGCTCCATTATGTTAAACAGCCCCTTCACAGTTGCAGGGGGCATTGTACATATTCTGTTTTAATCTGTTGGACTGGGTGCCCCTGAATGCCAAAAAGCACACTTTGAATGTGAACAAATGGCATGGTGCCATGCAAACACATCATTAATGTATGgagcttaaaggtaaactatacccctagaaaataatatttaactaatagtttatgtcatattaaa
The sequence above is a segment of the Xenopus tropicalis strain Nigerian chromosome 7, UCB_Xtro_10.0, whole genome shotgun sequence genome. Coding sequences within it:
- the aadacl3 gene encoding arylacetamide deacetylase-like 4, which codes for MGLAFPLLVLFLAVIFSLCILIFAGVIYFELSNSQIPPGVACPGKLRIIHAIMIGIAVLGRIFHNLGLCNQLGFIRYVREQLMVKKLGEDPKLFIKDHQFEKVPVRVYQPRSPSAGGRKGVMFLHGGGWMFGSIDTYDILCRYISKETETVVVSVGYRLTPEHRYPAGFEDCLNATVHFLETAQEYGVDPSSVIIAGDSAGGNLTAAVCQSLVNKTNLPKPLAQVLIYPAVQMIDFDLPSYQQNRAVPILYRERAVFYMLNYICDDLNVLEEMLDGDHIPVETKMKYRKWLSAENIPDEFKARGYKPRIMSSQTEEVIEEVKNVLEATCSPLLAEDSVIHLQPKAYILTCEFDVLRDDGLLYKKRLESNGVPVTWYHVQDGFHGIVSFFDNGSLSFPSGKLAVDSITSYIKNA